A region of Micromonospora sp. WMMD882 DNA encodes the following proteins:
- a CDS encoding MFS transporter, whose translation MLLSLLRRTALDLTPLRTSRDYRLVFTAAGVSGFGSFITYVTLPYQVYQMTGDPLLVGLIGVCELVPLLVMAFVGGALADYLDRRALVLGGEIGFTLLCGALLVNSLGDRPQLWLLYLVAAFTAALDGLQRPAMEGLTPRIVPPDQIPAASALNSLRMQIAQLGGPGLAGVLIASVDLAWVYAVDLATFAFSLVCLAMVRAVPPPPAADRPSLRSVVTGLRYARSRPELLGTYLVDINAMFFGMPQALYPFMAERLGGPAVLGLLYAAPAVGSLVATVGSGWTARVHRHGLMVVLAAGGWGLAIVAVGLTRSLWLALFFLALAGAADMISGLFRMIIWNQTIPDHLRGRLAGIELLSYSTGPLLGQLRSGLAARWMGVHGAIVSGGVLCVVGTVALAALLPAFVRYDGRDGLARKQAEDAARAATAV comes from the coding sequence GTGCTGCTCAGCCTGTTGCGCCGGACGGCGCTGGATCTGACCCCGCTGCGGACCTCCCGGGACTACCGGCTGGTCTTCACCGCGGCGGGCGTGTCCGGCTTCGGGTCGTTCATCACGTACGTCACGTTGCCGTACCAGGTGTACCAGATGACCGGCGATCCGCTGCTGGTCGGGCTGATCGGCGTCTGTGAGCTCGTACCCCTGCTGGTGATGGCGTTCGTCGGCGGCGCGCTCGCCGACTACCTGGACCGGCGGGCCCTGGTGCTCGGCGGCGAGATCGGCTTCACGCTGCTCTGCGGGGCGCTGCTGGTCAACTCCCTCGGCGACCGGCCGCAACTGTGGCTGCTGTACCTGGTGGCGGCGTTCACCGCCGCGCTGGACGGGCTGCAACGACCGGCCATGGAGGGCCTGACCCCGCGCATCGTCCCACCGGACCAGATCCCGGCGGCCAGCGCGCTGAACTCGCTGCGCATGCAGATCGCCCAGCTCGGCGGGCCCGGCCTGGCCGGCGTGCTGATCGCCAGCGTCGACCTGGCCTGGGTGTACGCGGTCGACCTGGCCACCTTCGCGTTCTCGCTGGTCTGCCTGGCCATGGTGCGGGCGGTGCCACCGCCCCCGGCCGCCGACCGGCCGTCACTGCGCTCCGTGGTGACCGGCCTGCGGTACGCCCGCAGCCGCCCCGAACTGCTCGGCACCTACCTGGTGGACATCAACGCGATGTTCTTCGGGATGCCGCAGGCGCTGTACCCGTTCATGGCCGAACGGCTCGGCGGGCCGGCGGTGCTGGGGCTGCTCTACGCCGCCCCGGCGGTCGGCTCGCTGGTCGCCACGGTCGGCTCCGGCTGGACCGCCCGGGTGCACCGGCACGGGCTGATGGTGGTGCTGGCCGCCGGCGGGTGGGGGCTGGCCATCGTCGCCGTCGGTCTCACCCGGTCGCTCTGGCTGGCGTTGTTCTTCCTCGCCCTGGCCGGCGCGGCGGACATGATCTCCGGCCTGTTCCGCATGATCATCTGGAACCAGACCATCCCCGACCACCTGCGCGGCCGGCTGGCCGGCATCGAGCTGCTCTCCTACTCGACCGGCCCGCTGCTCGGGCAGCTCCGCTCCGGCCTGGCCGCCCGTTGGATGGGCGTGCACGGCGCGATCGTCTCCGGCGGCGTCCTCTGCGTCGTCGGCACCGTCGCGCTCGCCGCGCTGCTGCCCGCCTTCGTCAGGTACGACGGGCGCGACGGCCTGGCCCGCAAACAGGCCGAGGACGCCGCGCGCGCCGCCACCGCCGTCTAG
- a CDS encoding type 1 glutamine amidotransferase domain-containing protein: MAERVLEGKRIAFLATDGVEEVEYTQPREAVEQAGARAELVSLKGDPVQAFNHLDQSDTYDVDVPVAQADVGAYDALVLPGGVANPDFLRSDPDAVRFVKAFFDAGKPVGVICHGPWTLVEAGVVRGRRITSWPSLRTDLVNAGADWVDEECVVDGNLVSSRKPDDLPAFCAAIVKQFAR; this comes from the coding sequence ATGGCGGAACGAGTACTGGAGGGCAAGCGGATCGCGTTCCTCGCCACCGACGGCGTCGAGGAGGTGGAGTACACGCAGCCGCGCGAGGCGGTGGAGCAGGCCGGCGCGCGGGCCGAGCTGGTGTCGCTGAAAGGCGACCCGGTCCAGGCGTTCAACCACCTCGACCAGTCGGACACGTACGACGTGGACGTGCCGGTCGCGCAGGCCGACGTCGGCGCGTACGACGCGCTGGTGCTGCCCGGCGGGGTGGCGAACCCGGACTTCCTGCGTAGTGACCCGGACGCGGTGCGGTTCGTGAAGGCGTTCTTCGACGCGGGCAAGCCGGTCGGGGTGATCTGTCACGGGCCGTGGACCCTGGTCGAGGCCGGCGTGGTACGGGGCCGCCGGATCACGAGCTGGCCGAGCCTGCGCACCGACCTGGTGAACGCCGGGGCGGACTGGGTCGACGAGGAGTGCGTGGTCGACGGCAACCTGGTGAGCAGCCGTAAGCCCGACGACCTGCCGGCGTTCTGCGCGGCGATCGTCAAGCAGTTCGCGCGGTGA
- the rfaE2 gene encoding D-glycero-beta-D-manno-heptose 1-phosphate adenylyltransferase has translation MAGAAAEQRRLATVVDGWRGRPVLVIGDAMLDEWRFAESDRLCREAPAPVLTLRRRISAAGGAANTAVNLAALGGLAALVAPVGADVAGDELHDCLDRAGVWDRTVNQYGRPTPIKRRMLAGNQILLREDSGNPEEPLTDDGAARLITAVECAIEELRAAADGVAPTLVICDYGLGALAAPIRAWLVTNRQRFATVALDAHDLADWRGLAPTVVTPSFAEATRLLARAATAVVGAGDLHFDHPDPPDGPSELVVGAAPGTRHADVRVHGLPLVGPVGEPTPGEEAAAVTTGPVAVTTGYGPDRVALAESRLAELRAHTGADVVAVTLDTEGAVVGGAEGEPRRSHTTPVPASHAVGAGDAYLAAMTLALAADAPLSTAAQLAQLAATITVSETGTCVCRRQDLLAALGGPAGSTAGPVLVGGADLTAIVAEHRRADRTVVFTNGCFDVLHPGHVRYLAQAAELGDLLVVAVNSDESVRRLKGPDRPVNPVEDRVALLAALSCVDHVVVFEEDSPAALIELVRPDVYVKGGDYPPEMVPEAPLVRRLGGRVRTLGYVPDRSTSAIIERIRAQQTPDGHPAPVPARPAADPSANGNGVKGPFLTGQTP, from the coding sequence ATGGCAGGAGCAGCAGCGGAACAGCGCCGGCTGGCCACCGTCGTGGACGGCTGGCGGGGACGACCCGTCCTGGTCATCGGCGACGCCATGCTCGACGAGTGGCGGTTCGCCGAATCCGACCGGCTCTGCCGGGAAGCGCCCGCGCCGGTGCTCACCCTCCGTCGACGGATCTCGGCGGCCGGCGGCGCGGCGAACACGGCGGTGAACCTGGCCGCCCTCGGCGGACTGGCCGCGCTGGTCGCCCCGGTCGGCGCGGACGTCGCCGGCGACGAGCTGCACGACTGCCTGGACCGCGCGGGCGTCTGGGACCGGACGGTCAACCAGTACGGTCGCCCCACCCCGATCAAGCGACGGATGCTCGCCGGCAACCAGATCCTGCTCCGCGAGGACTCCGGCAACCCCGAGGAGCCGCTCACCGACGACGGGGCGGCCCGACTGATCACGGCGGTGGAGTGCGCGATCGAGGAGCTGCGGGCCGCCGCCGACGGCGTCGCGCCGACGCTGGTGATCTGCGACTACGGTCTCGGCGCGCTCGCCGCCCCGATCCGCGCCTGGCTGGTCACCAACCGGCAACGCTTCGCCACGGTTGCCCTGGACGCGCACGACCTCGCCGACTGGCGGGGCCTCGCCCCGACCGTGGTCACCCCGAGCTTCGCCGAGGCGACCAGGCTGCTCGCCCGCGCCGCCACCGCCGTCGTCGGCGCCGGTGACCTGCACTTCGACCATCCTGATCCGCCGGACGGCCCGTCCGAGCTGGTGGTCGGCGCGGCCCCCGGCACCCGGCACGCCGACGTACGGGTGCACGGGCTGCCCCTGGTCGGGCCGGTCGGCGAGCCGACCCCCGGCGAGGAGGCCGCGGCGGTGACCACCGGGCCCGTCGCGGTGACCACCGGGTACGGCCCGGACCGGGTGGCGCTCGCCGAGTCCCGCCTGGCCGAGCTGCGCGCGCACACCGGGGCGGACGTCGTGGCGGTGACCCTGGACACCGAGGGCGCGGTGGTCGGCGGGGCGGAGGGCGAGCCCCGGCGCAGCCACACCACACCCGTGCCGGCCAGTCACGCGGTGGGCGCCGGTGACGCGTACCTGGCCGCGATGACCCTGGCGCTGGCCGCCGACGCGCCACTGTCGACGGCCGCCCAACTCGCCCAGCTCGCGGCGACCATCACCGTCTCGGAGACCGGCACCTGCGTCTGCCGCCGGCAGGACCTGCTCGCCGCGCTGGGCGGGCCGGCCGGGTCCACCGCCGGCCCGGTGCTGGTGGGCGGGGCGGACCTCACCGCCATCGTCGCCGAGCACCGGCGCGCCGACCGGACGGTGGTGTTCACCAACGGCTGCTTCGACGTGCTCCACCCCGGACACGTCCGGTACCTGGCGCAGGCCGCCGAGCTGGGCGACCTGCTGGTGGTCGCGGTCAACTCGGACGAGAGCGTACGGCGGCTCAAGGGCCCGGACCGGCCGGTGAACCCGGTGGAGGACCGGGTCGCGCTGCTCGCCGCGCTGTCCTGCGTGGACCACGTGGTGGTCTTCGAGGAGGACTCGCCGGCCGCGCTGATCGAGCTGGTCCGCCCCGACGTGTACGTCAAGGGCGGCGACTACCCGCCCGAGATGGTGCCGGAGGCCCCGCTGGTCCGTCGGCTCGGCGGCCGGGTACGCACCCTCGGCTACGTCCCCGACCGGTCCACCTCGGCGATCATCGAGCGGATCCGGGCCCAGCAGACGCCCGACGGCCACCCCGCGCCGGTCCCCGCTCGGCCAGCGGCGGACCCGTCCGCCAACGGGAACGGCGTCAAGGGGCCCTTCCTGACCGGGCAGACGCCGTGA
- a CDS encoding glycosyltransferase: MSRPLDAGTSEEFRRERALDVLIPTRNRPAELAVTLSGLAAQEGVPGFGVVVSDQSDGEPAYRHPAVATMVRVLRHRGHPVLLTRRLPRRGLAEHRAYLLGCSAARRVLCLDDDVWLEPGAVARLVTALDELGCGFVGNAVHGLSYVDDVRPETHRHYEEWTGPPVPETVRPDTPQWQRASIHPAANLLHVTEKLDLPPGTWRAYKISWIGGCVLYDRARLVEAGGFDFWRRLPRRHQGEDVAAQLAVLARHGGAGVLPSGAYHLESPTTVTERDVEAWEVVLAAPDAPRPA, from the coding sequence GTGAGCCGCCCGCTCGACGCCGGCACGTCTGAGGAGTTCCGTCGGGAACGGGCGCTGGACGTGCTGATCCCCACCCGGAACCGGCCGGCCGAGCTGGCGGTGACCCTCTCCGGGCTGGCCGCCCAGGAGGGTGTGCCCGGCTTCGGGGTGGTGGTGAGCGACCAGTCCGACGGCGAGCCCGCGTACCGGCATCCGGCCGTCGCCACCATGGTCCGGGTGCTGCGCCACCGGGGTCATCCGGTGCTGCTGACCCGGCGGCTGCCCCGGCGCGGGCTGGCCGAGCACCGGGCGTACCTGCTGGGCTGCTCGGCCGCCCGCCGGGTGCTCTGCCTCGACGACGACGTCTGGCTGGAGCCGGGCGCCGTGGCCCGACTGGTCACCGCCCTCGACGAGCTGGGCTGCGGGTTCGTCGGCAACGCCGTGCACGGTCTGTCGTACGTCGACGACGTCCGCCCGGAGACCCACCGGCACTACGAGGAGTGGACCGGGCCGCCGGTGCCCGAGACGGTACGCCCGGACACCCCGCAGTGGCAGCGCGCGTCGATCCACCCGGCGGCGAACCTGCTGCACGTCACCGAGAAGCTCGACCTGCCGCCGGGCACGTGGCGGGCGTACAAGATCTCCTGGATCGGTGGTTGTGTGCTCTACGACCGGGCCCGGCTGGTCGAGGCGGGCGGCTTCGACTTCTGGCGACGGCTGCCGCGGCGGCACCAGGGCGAGGACGTGGCCGCCCAGCTCGCCGTGCTGGCGCGCCACGGCGGCGCCGGCGTCCTGCCCAGCGGCGCCTACCACCTGGAGTCACCGACCACCGTCACCGAACGCGACGTCGAGGCGTGGGAGGTGGTGCTCGCCGCCCCCGACGCCCCGCGCCCCGCCTGA
- a CDS encoding glycosyltransferase family 9 protein, with protein MGGLWPVGGRVPDVGRIAVLRANALGDFIFVLPALEALRSAYPEAELVLLGAPWHAELLRDRPGPVDRVLVVPPAPGIRAADPAEPAPALAEFLDTARRERFDLALQLHGGGANSNPIVSGLGARVTAGLRAEDAPPLDRWIRYVYYQHEVLRYLEVAALVGAPATSILPSFPVTDADRAESLRALGPPTRPRVAVHPGATDTRRRWPAERFAEVARELAGDGYEVLVTGTPAERDLVDRVVAAAGVPVRPLVGTLSIGGLAACYADCVLLVANDTGPLHLAAAVGTATVGVYWVGNLINSGHPLRGRHRPIVSWTVRCPVCGVDCTRGLYPDRPGDGECPHRDSFVADVPVVEVVAAARELSGGARGVGGGEHHLPRLDVAFGDGGR; from the coding sequence GTGGGCGGGCTGTGGCCGGTGGGCGGGCGGGTGCCGGACGTCGGGCGGATCGCCGTGCTGCGCGCCAACGCGCTCGGTGACTTCATCTTCGTCCTGCCGGCGCTGGAGGCGCTGCGGTCCGCGTACCCGGAGGCGGAGCTGGTGCTGCTCGGCGCGCCGTGGCACGCGGAGCTGCTGCGCGACCGGCCCGGCCCGGTGGACCGGGTGCTGGTGGTGCCCCCGGCCCCCGGCATCCGGGCGGCCGACCCGGCCGAGCCCGCGCCCGCCCTGGCGGAGTTCCTGGACACGGCCCGGCGGGAGCGCTTCGACCTGGCGCTGCAACTGCACGGCGGCGGGGCCAACTCGAACCCGATCGTCAGCGGGCTCGGCGCGCGGGTCACCGCCGGGCTGCGTGCCGAGGACGCGCCGCCGCTGGACCGCTGGATCCGGTACGTCTACTACCAGCACGAGGTGCTGCGGTACCTGGAGGTGGCCGCCCTGGTGGGCGCGCCGGCCACCAGCATCCTGCCGAGTTTCCCGGTCACCGACGCCGACCGGGCCGAGTCGCTGCGGGCGCTCGGCCCACCCACCCGCCCCCGGGTGGCCGTGCACCCCGGCGCGACCGACACCCGGCGACGGTGGCCCGCCGAACGGTTCGCCGAGGTGGCCCGGGAGCTGGCCGGCGACGGGTACGAGGTGCTGGTCACCGGCACCCCCGCCGAACGGGACCTGGTCGACCGGGTGGTCGCGGCGGCCGGCGTGCCGGTCCGCCCGCTGGTCGGCACGTTGAGCATCGGCGGGTTGGCCGCCTGCTACGCCGACTGCGTCCTGCTGGTCGCCAACGACACCGGGCCGCTGCACCTGGCGGCGGCGGTCGGCACGGCCACGGTCGGCGTGTACTGGGTCGGCAACCTGATCAACTCGGGGCATCCGCTGCGCGGCCGGCACCGCCCGATCGTGTCCTGGACGGTGCGCTGCCCGGTCTGCGGCGTCGACTGCACCCGGGGGCTCTACCCGGACCGCCCGGGCGACGGCGAGTGCCCGCACCGGGACTCCTTCGTCGCCGACGTGCCCGTGGTGGAGGTCGTGGCCGCCGCCCGCGAGCTGTCAGGCGGGGCGCGGGGCGTCGGGGGCGGCGAGCACCACCTCCCACGCCTCGACGTCGCGTTCGGTGACGGTGGTCGGTGA
- a CDS encoding Hsp20/alpha crystallin family protein: protein MSEQAGGFGRSGWRDRHPGWDPMGELQSLRAELSRLVGGRSGPPEVELTETADGWEVLVRLPGVAPEEVAVEVDDRELCVRARSEAEVNADHGIPGGLETRGFEYRVDLPSRVDPDAIDAVMDHGLLRVRLPRAARPAPRTITVGQLRSANGSVRRGTSHPVADPAADRELHHPDAGTASGPDLDQIDRP, encoded by the coding sequence GTGAGCGAGCAGGCGGGCGGCTTCGGTCGGAGCGGCTGGCGGGACCGGCACCCCGGGTGGGATCCGATGGGCGAGTTGCAGTCGCTGCGGGCCGAGCTGAGCCGGCTGGTCGGTGGCCGTTCCGGGCCGCCCGAGGTCGAGCTGACCGAGACCGCCGACGGGTGGGAGGTGCTGGTCCGGCTGCCCGGCGTGGCCCCGGAGGAGGTGGCCGTCGAAGTCGACGACCGGGAACTCTGCGTCCGGGCCCGCTCGGAGGCCGAGGTCAACGCCGACCACGGCATCCCCGGTGGGCTGGAGACCAGGGGTTTCGAGTACCGGGTGGACCTGCCGTCCCGGGTGGACCCGGACGCGATCGACGCGGTGATGGACCACGGCCTGCTCCGGGTCCGGCTGCCGAGGGCGGCCCGGCCGGCGCCCCGCACGATCACCGTCGGGCAGTTGCGGTCCGCGAACGGCAGCGTCCGCCGGGGTACGTCGCATCCGGTCGCCGACCCGGCGGCGGACCGGGAGCTGCACCACCCGGACGCCGGGACCGCCTCCGGTCCCGACCTCGACCAGATCGACCGGCCGTAG
- a CDS encoding DUF2231 domain-containing protein translates to MESRLKVLGHPVHPMLVMFPFGLLVTAVFFDVVDTLGGPGVLGDVAFWNIGVGLVMGVLAAAAGAFDLLAIPAGTRAKRVALLHAAANLAVILLFAAVWVVRFNADSRAAGGALIAIEVVAVALLGISGWLGGELVDRLGVGVDRDADLNASSSLRPSATADRVGGEVR, encoded by the coding sequence ATGGAGAGCCGACTGAAGGTGCTGGGGCACCCCGTACACCCGATGCTGGTGATGTTCCCGTTCGGCCTGCTGGTGACCGCGGTCTTCTTCGACGTGGTGGACACCCTCGGCGGCCCCGGCGTCCTCGGCGACGTGGCCTTCTGGAACATCGGCGTCGGTCTGGTGATGGGGGTGCTCGCCGCCGCCGCCGGGGCGTTCGACCTGCTCGCCATCCCGGCCGGCACCCGGGCCAAGCGGGTGGCGCTGCTGCACGCCGCCGCCAACCTGGCGGTCATCCTGCTCTTCGCCGCCGTCTGGGTGGTCCGGTTCAACGCGGACTCGCGGGCGGCCGGCGGCGCGCTGATCGCGATCGAGGTGGTCGCGGTGGCGCTGCTCGGCATCAGCGGGTGGCTCGGCGGCGAGCTGGTGGACCGGCTGGGCGTCGGGGTCGACCGGGACGCCGACCTGAACGCGTCGAGCTCGCTGCGCCCGTCGGCGACGGCCGACCGGGTGGGCGGTGAGGTCCGGTGA
- a CDS encoding pyridoxamine 5'-phosphate oxidase family protein, with amino-acid sequence MTTEITSTEELRDLIGVPAARSANKDRRVLHEMDKRWLAASPFCLIATSGADGACDVSPKGDPPGFVLVLDDSTIAIPDRPGNRRVDGFQNILANPHVGLIFLIPGRTDTLRINGRAKLVRDAPWFDRMVVKGHRPRLAVVVEIEQMFYHCAKAFMRSELWQPETWHPDALPSRAGIVKATEAPEVALADLERHYGPDYVKTMY; translated from the coding sequence GTGACGACGGAGATCACCTCGACCGAGGAGCTACGCGATCTGATCGGCGTGCCCGCGGCCAGGTCGGCGAACAAGGACCGGCGGGTCCTGCACGAGATGGACAAGCGCTGGCTGGCCGCCTCGCCGTTCTGCCTGATCGCCACCTCCGGCGCGGACGGCGCCTGCGACGTCTCGCCCAAGGGTGACCCGCCCGGGTTCGTGCTGGTCCTGGACGACTCGACGATCGCCATCCCGGACCGCCCCGGCAACCGCCGCGTCGACGGCTTCCAGAACATCCTGGCGAACCCGCACGTCGGGCTGATCTTCCTGATCCCCGGCCGCACGGACACCCTGCGGATCAACGGCCGGGCGAAGCTGGTGCGGGACGCGCCCTGGTTCGACCGCATGGTGGTCAAGGGCCACCGGCCGAGACTCGCCGTCGTGGTCGAGATCGAGCAGATGTTCTACCACTGCGCCAAGGCGTTCATGCGTTCCGAGCTGTGGCAGCCGGAGACCTGGCACCCGGACGCCCTGCCGTCCCGGGCCGGGATCGTCAAGGCCACCGAAGCCCCCGAGGTGGCGCTGGCCGACCTGGAACGCCACTACGGCCCCGACTACGTCAAGACGATGTACTGA
- a CDS encoding DivIVA domain-containing protein has protein sequence MRALLRRLQGRHRPRPPATDDTWYPPLSPERIRTRRFTPRRRGVDPDEIAAFLGRVADELAVAQTALDAVREENARIKNALRDWQSHHSARRWELVR, from the coding sequence ATGCGCGCGCTCCTGCGCCGGCTCCAGGGCCGGCACCGCCCACGCCCCCCGGCCACGGACGACACCTGGTATCCACCACTCTCACCGGAGCGCATCCGGACCCGTCGATTCACCCCGCGCCGCCGAGGGGTCGACCCGGACGAGATCGCCGCGTTCCTCGGGCGGGTCGCCGACGAGCTGGCCGTCGCCCAGACCGCGCTGGACGCCGTACGCGAGGAGAACGCCCGGATCAAGAACGCGCTGCGCGACTGGCAGTCCCACCATTCCGCCCGGCGGTGGGAGCTGGTCCGATGA
- a CDS encoding winged helix-turn-helix domain-containing protein, whose protein sequence is MDELLDSLLSRIKDGTYPPGSQLPSGRKLAHEYDVSQSTISRAVATLREQGILVGRPGRGVFVAEK, encoded by the coding sequence ATGGACGAGCTGCTCGACAGCCTGTTGAGCCGGATCAAGGACGGAACCTACCCGCCGGGCTCCCAGTTACCGTCCGGCCGCAAACTCGCCCACGAGTACGACGTCTCCCAGTCCACGATCAGCCGAGCGGTGGCCACCCTGCGCGAGCAGGGCATTCTGGTGGGCCGTCCAGGTCGAGGGGTGTTCGTCGCGGAGAAGTGA
- a CDS encoding GNAT family N-acetyltransferase, giving the protein MLIDRWPLLGLRVRTSRLELRLPTEGELAELADVAAGGVHEPDRRPLLVPWTDAPPADRARDVVQRHWRRRGNWTPEYWTLELVVFAQGRPVGLQEVQGREFRVRREVSTGSWLGLAHQGQGIGTEMRAAALHLAFAGLGAEHATTASFVDNPAPLAVSRKLGYQPDGISRDTLHGQPVVSQRLRLTRAD; this is encoded by the coding sequence ATGTTGATCGATCGCTGGCCGCTGCTCGGTCTGCGGGTGAGGACCTCCCGACTGGAGCTGCGACTGCCCACCGAGGGTGAGCTGGCCGAGCTGGCGGACGTGGCGGCGGGAGGCGTCCACGAGCCCGACCGTCGACCGCTGCTGGTGCCCTGGACCGACGCCCCGCCGGCCGACCGGGCCCGGGACGTGGTCCAGCGGCACTGGCGGCGGCGCGGCAACTGGACCCCGGAGTACTGGACGCTCGAACTGGTCGTCTTCGCGCAGGGCCGCCCGGTGGGGTTGCAGGAGGTGCAGGGCCGGGAGTTCCGGGTGCGCCGGGAGGTCAGCACCGGCTCCTGGCTGGGGCTGGCACACCAGGGGCAGGGGATCGGCACCGAGATGCGGGCCGCCGCGCTGCACCTGGCCTTCGCCGGGCTCGGCGCGGAGCACGCCACCACAGCGTCGTTCGTCGACAATCCCGCGCCGCTCGCGGTCTCTCGGAAACTCGGGTACCAGCCGGACGGGATCAGCCGCGACACCCTGCACGGTCAGCCGGTCGTCTCCCAACGGTTACGCCTGACCAGGGCCGACTGA
- a CDS encoding phosphotransferase: protein MTDEEPLPGNVTSGVVRVGDTVRRPAGPWTDSVDALLRHLHAAGFEAAPRPLGRDGQGRQVLEYVPGELGPESGTYPPAELRAIGRMLAELHEATAGFVPPPGAVWNQVIRPDREELVCHHDVAPWNLVRSPGRGWVLIDWDSAAPGSRLWDLAYAAQSMAGLRADRPVAESAARLRAFVDGYGLDEADRPALATMLGRRARAMYDLLRDGHERQRQPWARIWREDGPYWLATAEYLDAHVDAWRG from the coding sequence GTGACCGACGAGGAGCCGTTGCCCGGCAACGTCACGAGCGGAGTGGTGCGGGTCGGCGACACCGTGCGCCGCCCCGCCGGCCCGTGGACCGACAGCGTCGACGCCCTGCTCCGGCACCTGCACGCGGCCGGTTTCGAGGCGGCCCCCCGCCCGTTGGGCCGGGACGGGCAGGGCCGGCAGGTGCTGGAGTACGTCCCCGGTGAGCTCGGGCCGGAGTCCGGCACGTACCCGCCGGCGGAGCTGCGTGCGATCGGCCGGATGCTGGCGGAGCTGCACGAGGCGACGGCGGGCTTCGTGCCGCCGCCCGGCGCGGTGTGGAACCAGGTCATCAGGCCGGACCGGGAGGAGCTGGTCTGCCACCACGACGTGGCCCCGTGGAACCTGGTCCGGTCCCCCGGTCGCGGCTGGGTGCTGATCGACTGGGACTCCGCCGCGCCCGGCTCCCGGCTCTGGGATCTCGCCTACGCCGCGCAGAGCATGGCCGGTCTGCGGGCGGACCGGCCGGTCGCCGAGTCGGCGGCGCGGCTGCGCGCTTTCGTCGACGGGTACGGTCTCGACGAGGCCGACCGGCCGGCCCTGGCGACCATGCTGGGCCGCCGCGCCCGGGCCATGTACGACCTGCTGCGCGACGGCCACGAACGACAGCGCCAGCCGTGGGCCCGGATCTGGCGGGAGGACGGCCCCTACTGGCTGGCGACGGCCGAGTACCTCGACGCGCACGTCGACGCCTGGCGCGGTTGA
- a CDS encoding VOC family protein: MACRITELVLDARDPELLARFWCEVLGYVELERDDGDIEIGPPDVGFGGPQPTIVLNRTDRPKTGRLRLHFDVNATDRDQDDELARLLAAGARRVDIGQTGDEPWHVLADPEGNEFCLLRQRVTTGDGGGSRRSVRSRP; the protein is encoded by the coding sequence ATGGCATGCCGGATAACCGAACTGGTCCTGGACGCACGTGACCCCGAACTGTTGGCGAGGTTCTGGTGTGAGGTCCTGGGCTATGTGGAGCTGGAGCGTGACGACGGGGACATCGAGATCGGACCGCCGGACGTCGGCTTCGGCGGACCACAACCGACGATCGTCCTCAACCGGACCGACCGCCCCAAGACCGGCAGGCTGCGCCTGCACTTCGACGTGAACGCCACCGACCGGGACCAGGACGACGAGTTGGCGCGGCTGCTCGCGGCCGGCGCCCGCCGGGTCGACATCGGGCAGACCGGCGACGAGCCGTGGCACGTGCTCGCCGACCCGGAAGGCAACGAGTTCTGCCTGCTGAGGCAGCGGGTGACGACGGGCGACGGCGGTGGCTCCCGGCGATCCGTCCGATCTCGTCCTTGA